TTATATTCTTTGGAGACAAAGACCCCCTTAAAAGATTTCCATATCCTCGGCTTTTCTTTACAATCGGAACTTTCCTATCCAACGGTTCTTTATATTTTGGATTTAGCCGGAATTCCCTTAAAGGCAGCAGAAAGAAGCGATTCTCACCCCCTGGTCATTGCCGGTGGTCCCTGTTGTGTCAATCCCTTACCAATGGCAGAATTTTTTGATGCCTTCTGTATCGGGGATGGGGAAGAGGTGGTAAAAGAGATAGTTGAGGTTTATCGGAATTGCGGCGGAAAGAGAGAAGAGGTTCTTTCCGCCTTATCTAAGATTGAAGGGGTCTATGTTCCGAGGAAAAAGAATAGCCACTTAATAAAAAGGCGGATCAAGGAAGATTTAAGAGAGGAGGATTTCCCCTTTCCTCCGCTGGTGCCAATCTGCGAGATTGTTCACGACCGATTGACGATTGAAGTGATGAGGGGTTGCACCCGGGGTTGTCGGTTCTGTCAGGCCGGGATGATCAATCGGCCTGTCCGCTTAAGAGACCCCGAGGAGATCCTTTTCTTAGCGGAGAGGGGAATAAGGAGTTCCGGTTGGGAAGAACTGTCTCTCCTCGCCTTTTCCGTTTCCGATTATCCCAATTTGGCTAATCTCTTAACTCACTTGAATGCCCTTCTTTATAAGAAGCGGGTGGCAATCTCTTTGCCCTCAATGCGGGGGGAAGATTTCTCTTTGAGTTTGGCTCAAAAATTGAAGGCGATAAAAAAGACGGGTCTCACCTTCGCTCCCGAGACCATCAGTAGCCGTTTGAAGGGATTGGTCAATAAGGATGTGAAAGAGGAGAGTATCTTTCAGGCGTTAGCTGCTGCTTCGGAAGCGGGTTGGTTGGGTGTGAAGTTATATTTTATGATTGGTCTGCCTGGTGAGACCGAGGAGGATGTGAGGGAGATTGCCCAATTTATTTTGGCTTGTGCCCGGAGGTTTAAAAAGATGGAGATAAGATTTTCGGTATCACCTTTCATTCCCAAACCCCACACCCCCCTCCAATGGCAGTCATTTTCGGATGTCAAGAGTCTGGTAGAGAAGATAGATTTATTAAAGGGGGAGGCAAAGAGGAGCAATATCCGTCCGAAATGGGAAAATCCTTACCAGGCGCAGATACAAGCGGTTTTAGCCCGGGGGGATGAGAAACTGAGTCCGGTCGTCCTTTCCGCTTACCGCAAGGGTTCAATCTTTACGGAGTGGAGTGAATTTTTTAATTATGGAGATTGGGAAGAGAGTTTCCAGGAAGTTGGGATTAATCCTGAGGATTACTTAAAAGAGAAACCCAAAGAAGTCCCTCTGCCCTGGGATTTTATTGATGTTGGGGTGAGCAAGGAATTTTTATTGGCGGAGGCGAGAAGGGCGGAAATGGGAATTTTCACACCAGATTGCCGGCAAGCCAATTGCCAGCAGTGTGGAGTTTGTCCCACTGGGGATCTTAGGAAGAAGAGAGAGAGTACTTCCCTTCCTCCGGAATTGGAAATCCCTAATGGTTACGA
This sequence is a window from candidate division WOR-3 bacterium. Protein-coding genes within it:
- a CDS encoding TIGR03960 family B12-binding radical SAM protein, whose protein sequence is MIEIGSKLITEMDRVLREILPFCQKPIRYTGGEYNLLLKERKKDTILFGLIFPDVYEVGMSNYGLKILYHILNRNPSVIAERAYAPWPDFGRLLKGKGIPLYSLETKTPLKDFHILGFSLQSELSYPTVLYILDLAGIPLKAAERSDSHPLVIAGGPCCVNPLPMAEFFDAFCIGDGEEVVKEIVEVYRNCGGKREEVLSALSKIEGVYVPRKKNSHLIKRRIKEDLREEDFPFPPLVPICEIVHDRLTIEVMRGCTRGCRFCQAGMINRPVRLRDPEEILFLAERGIRSSGWEELSLLAFSVSDYPNLANLLTHLNALLYKKRVAISLPSMRGEDFSLSLAQKLKAIKKTGLTFAPETISSRLKGLVNKDVKEESIFQALAAASEAGWLGVKLYFMIGLPGETEEDVREIAQFILACARRFKKMEIRFSVSPFIPKPHTPLQWQSFSDVKSLVEKIDLLKGEAKRSNIRPKWENPYQAQIQAVLARGDEKLSPVVLSAYRKGSIFTEWSEFFNYGDWEESFQEVGINPEDYLKEKPKEVPLPWDFIDVGVSKEFLLAEARRAEMGIFTPDCRQANCQQCGVCPTGDLRKKRESTSLPPELEIPNGYERKVFLANTSKVTYRIKYAVGESFLFASHLDLVRQFYRTFRRSELPVAFSAGFSPHPLVSFGPPLPVGVTSRGEYLDVQLAASYSGNLTRDLAPFLPKGIMILENRLLRRRVDSLGKAVNLAEYEIRFPPSLFWGRDMVFKRQKEIPHLFRVEFNGDSLSVFIAIAPGVRLFTVLSQLFGWEEEKTKLLVIERKDCYILKNGRVFTPLDDI